The Panicum hallii strain FIL2 chromosome 9, PHallii_v3.1, whole genome shotgun sequence genome has a window encoding:
- the LOC112874155 gene encoding choline-phosphate cytidylyltransferase 2-like, whose product MARVSNARKRQGAKPAAAADPAPNSTTKHAGSSGGVDRPVRVYADGIFDLFHFGHARALEQAKKLFPNTYLLVGCCNDELTYRYKGKTVMTQEERYESLRHCKWVDEVIPDAPWVLTQEFIDKHQIDYVAHDALPYADTSGAANDVYDFVKKIGKFKETKRTDGVSTSDLIMRILKDYNQYVMRNLARGYSRKDLGVSYVKEKQLQVNMKINKLRETVKAHQEKLQTVAKTAGLNHEEWLANADRWVAGFLEKFEQHCHNMETAIKDRIQERLGRQLSKGMNAGLVQQPVMA is encoded by the exons ATGGCGCGAGTCTCCAATGCCAGGAAGCGGCAGGGCGCCaagcccgcggccgccgcggatCCCGCCCCCAACAGCACCACCAAGCACGccgggagcagcggcggcgtcgACCGCCCCGTGCGCGTCTACGCCGACGGCATCTTCGATCTCTTCCACTTCGGCCACGCCCGCGCCCTCGAGCAGGCCAAGAAGCT GTTCCCCAACACGTATCTGCTCGTCGGATGCTGCAACGACGAGCTCACCTACCGCTACAAGGGCAAGACCGTCATGACCCAGGAAGAGCGCTACGAGTCCCTGCGCCACTGCAA GTGGGTTGATGAGGTCATTCCTGATGCTCCCTGGGTTCTCACACAGGAGTTCATTGACAAGCATCAGATTGACTATGTTGCTCATGATGCGCTACC TTATGCTGATACTAGTGGGGCTGCAAATGATGTCTATGACTTT GTTAAAAAGATCGGGAAATTCAAGGAAACAAAAAGGACAGATGGAGTTTCTACTTCGGACCTCATAATGAGGATCTTAAAGGACTACAATCAGTATGTCATGAGGAATTTAGCACGGGGCTACTCTAGGAAGGATCTAGGTGTGAGCTATGTCAAG GAGAAACAACTGCAAGTTAATATGAAGATTAATAAACTGCGAGAGACTGTGAAGGCGCATCAGGAAAAG TTGCAAACAGTGGCAAAGACCGCTGGGTTGAATCATGAAGAATGGCTTGCCAACGCGGATCGCTGGGTTGCCGGTTTCCTGGAGAAGTTTGAGCAACACTGCCACAACATG GAAACAGCCATCAAGGACAGGATACAGGAGAGGCTGGGGAGACAGCTGAGCAAAGGAATGAACGCTGGTCTTGTGCAGCAGCCGGTGATGGCCTAA
- the LOC112874152 gene encoding plastidal glycolate/glycerate translocator 1, chloroplastic: MAATAMIGLATLRCHHHRVSARPRATSAVRSCTLPPRCRRCGSVTLHSSCAASPPRGRPAAALSRIAAGNTTGFMGPSKSNNGTAALPRSSSSDFRRRLIVPNSTGNASATSGSSGLLPTILGVAHLLVSLGIVVATDKFLKQAFVAASIKFPSALFGMFCVFSVLVVFDAFVPALAKGFIDFFEPATLFIQRWLPLFYVPSLVVLPLAVRDVPAASGLKIFAITFGGWFASLAVAGYTALAVRKLVKTQLIPSEPMSKPSPFSTFETWAWGAIFVASFGVAYFNPTALGTTARTCLPFLLAANVLGYMVGSGLPAGVKKVLHPIISCALSADLAAVAYGYLSGSGLDAVLGDYFTKAPSNPGAGDVLMGFLGSVIISFAFSMFKARKLVKRHAAEIFTSIALASTFSLYSTAIIGRLIGLEPSLTISILPRCITVALALSIVSFFEGVNSSLTAAVVVLTGLIGANFVQAAMDKLGLKDPIARGIGTASSAHGLGTAALSAKEPEALPFCAIAYGLTGIFGSLICSVPAVRQSLIFIAG; this comes from the exons ATGGCAGCGACCGCCATGATTGGGCTTGCCACTTTACgctgccaccaccaccgcgTCTCCGCCCGCCCCCGCGCCACGTCGGCTGTCCGCTCCTGCACGCTTCCTCCTCGATGCCGACGATGCGGATCGGTCACGCTCCATTCCTCTTGTGCCGCGTCCCCGCCCCGTGGCCGCCCAGCAGCAGCATTGAGCCGCATCGCTGCCGGCAACACTACTGGCTTCATGGGTCCATCCAAATCCAACAATGGCACCGCCGCGCTTCCCCGATCGTCATCGTCCGACTTTCGCCGCCGGCTGATCGTCCCCAACTCCACCGGCAATGCCAGCGCCACGTCCGGTTCATCCGGACTGCTGCCCACC ATTCTTGGCGTCGCGCACCTGCTCGTGTCGCTGGGCATCGTGGTCGCCACCGACAAGTTCCTCAAGCAGGCATTCGTCGCCGCGTCCATCAAGTTCCCAAGCGCCCTCTTCGGCATGTTCTGCGTCTTCTCCGTGCTCGTCGTCTTCGACGCGTTCGTGCCCGCTCTCGCCAAGGGATTCATAGACTTCTTTGAGCCCGCCACTCTGTTCATCCAGAGGTGGCTGCCCCTGTTCTATGTCCCGTCCCTGGTCGTGCTGCCGCTAGCCGTCAGGGATGTCCCAGCGGCTTCAGGCCTCAAGATCTTCGCAATCACCT TTGGTGGATGGTTCGCTTCACTCGCGGTCGCGGGGTACACAGCGCTAGCTGTGAGAAAACTTGTGAAGACGCAGCTTATACCATCAGAGCCCATGAGCAAGCCGTCGCCTTTTTCGACCTTCGAAACCTGGGCATGGGGTGCCATCTTCGTGGCATCATTTGGTGTTGCATATTTCAATCCCACAGCACTTGGTACCACAGCAAGAACATGCCTTCCGTTCCTGCTCGCTGCCAATGTGCTGGGATACATGGTTGGTTCTGG GTTACCGGCCGGTGTCAAGAAAGTGTTGCATCCAATCATCTCCTGCGCACTTTCTGCGGATTTGGCAGCTGTAGCGTATGGGTACCTCTCCGGGTCTGGACTTGATGCCGTGCTAG GTGATTACTTTACAAAGGCGCCCTCTAATCCCGGAGCTGGTGACGTTCTAATGGGTTTCCTTGGGTCTGTGATCATATCATTTGCATTCTCAATGTTCAAGGCGAGAAAG CTTGTGAAGAGGCACGCAGCAGAGATCTTCACATCAATTGCCCTTGCATCGACGTTCTCTTTGTACTCAACTGCTATCATAGGGCGCCTGATAGGGCTGGAGCCATCGTTAACCATATCGATATTGCCCAGGTGTATTACCGTGGCGCTGGCTTTGAGCATAGTATCTTTCTTCGAAG GTGTAAACTCTTCGCTAACCGCTGCCGTGGTTGTCCTTACCGGGCTCATTGGTGCCAATTTCGTCCAAGCGGCTATGGATAAACTTGGTCTGAAAGACCCCATCGCCAGAGGAATAGGAACAGCGTCCAG TGCTCATGGATTGGGAACAGCAGCACTGTCAGCCAAGGAGCCCGAAGCGCTGCCTTTCTGCGCCATCGCTTATGGTCTCACGGGGATTTTCGGATCGCTGATTTGCTCGGTTCCAGCAGTGAGGCAAAGCTTGATATTCATAGCTGGTTGA
- the LOC112874153 gene encoding uncharacterized protein LOC112874153 gives MRKTGVTSATTGTAAGGGAGWPCCGGLNLSVRLNVLLLLSVVATNLVSLYHLSLRAATVPPVLLQQRQQDGDQELVLIRQLDAIRAGVSQLNHLRSSSPPPPPPPPELLLYSRLAPVASACSAHPDLLHRYMSYTPFVPCPDDALSLAEPLLLRGCHPLPRRRCFSPTAAASASKLLPADPFSPLPDAAVRWPKDGKCKSFSCLPPSLGFDVTRTEAARFLRARGPLDLTAPQLLRLASLSRAGPIRLGLDIGGGTGTLAARLKKLANATVVTTTMNLGAPYSEAAAARGVVPLHAPLQQRFPLGDGTMDVVRAGHAVNRWIPEAALEFLWYDADRVLRPGGLLWVDHFWCRRSDLEGVYAAMLRRLGYKTIKWAVADKSVAGGGNSGKDEVYLTALLQKPFS, from the coding sequence ATGAGGAAGACGGGGGTGACCTCAGCCACCACAGGCACAGCCGCAGGAGGAGGGGCAGGCTGGCCGTGCTGTGGCGGCCTCAACCTCAGCGTGAGGCTCaacgtgctgctgctgctgtcggtGGTGGCCACCAACCTGGTGTCCCTCTACCACCTCTCCCTCCGcgccgccaccgtgccgccggtCCTCCTCCAGCAGCGCCAGCAGGACGGCGACCAGGAGCTGGTCCTGATTCGGCAGCTGGACGCCATCCGCGCGGGCGTGTCGCAGCTGAACCACCTCCGCTCctcgtcccctccgccgccgcctcccccgccgGAGCTGCTCCTCTACTCCCGCCTCGCCCCCGTCGCCTCCGCCTGCTCCGCGCACCCGGACCTCCTCCACCGGTACATGTCCTACACCCCCTTCGTGCCCTGCCCCGACGACGCCCTCTCCCTCGCCGagccgctcctcctccgcggATGCCACCCGCTCCCGCGCCGCAGGTGCTTCTCCCCCACCGCGGCCGCGTCCGCATCCAAGCTCCTCCCCGCCGACCCCTTCTCCCCGCTCCCCGATGCCGCCGTCCGCTGGCCCAAGGACGGGAAGTGCAAATCTTTCTCCTGCCTGCCGCCGTCGCTGGGCTTCGACGTGACGCGTACGGAGGCCGCCCGGTTCCTCCGCGCGCGGGGGCCCCTGGACCTGACGGCGCCGCAGCTCCTGCGGCTGGCGTCGCTGAGCCGCGCGGGGCCCATCCGGCTGGGGCTCGACATCGGCGGCGGCACGGGCACGCTGGCGGCGCGGCTCAAGAAGCTCGCGAACGCCACGGTGGTGACGACCACCATGAACCTGGGCGCGCCCTactcggaggcggcggcggcgcgcggggtggTGCCGCTGCACGCGCCGCTGCAGCAGCGGTTCCCCCTGGGGGACGGGACCATGGACGTGGTGCGGGCGGGCCACGCGGTGAACCGCTGGATCCcggaggcggcgctggagttccTGTGGTACGACGCCGACCGGGTGCTGCGCCCGGGCGGGCTGCTCTGGGTGGACCACTTCTGGTGCCGGAGGAGCGACCTGGAGGGCGTCTACGCCGCCATGCTGCGGAGGCTCGGCTACAAGACCATCAAGTGGGCTGTCGCCGACAAgagcgtcgccggcggcggcaacaGTGGCAAGGACGAGGTCTACCTCACCGCACTGCTGCAGAAGCCATTCAGCTAG
- the LOC112874154 gene encoding 26S proteasome non-ATPase regulatory subunit 13 homolog B-like, whose amino-acid sequence MALQYVEAQRQARPDLADWYASLADLYQRKLWHQLTLKLDQFLQLQAAQTGDTIIQLYNNFITDFETKINLLKLAHFAVIASRQYPDKDAAITFLEGVITKLRETRESRINEPILYVKMQIAAINLEKGNQKECKNLLEEGKTTLDSMTDVDPTVHASFYWISSQYHKARQEFAEFYKNALLYLAYTTVESLSESFKLDLAFDLSLAALLGDNIYNFGELLAHPIINSLIGTKVEWVYHMLQAFNTGNLALYQELCRVHNAALTAQPALVQNERKLLEKINILCLMEIIFSRPSEDRTIPLSVIAERTKLSISDVEYLLMKSLSVHLIEGIIDEVDSTVHVSWVQPRVLGIPQVKALRERLDAWVGKVHTTLLSVEAETPDLVAA is encoded by the exons ATGGCGCTGCAGTACGTGGAGGCGCAGCGGCAGGCGCGCCCGGACCTCGCCGACTGGTACGCCTCCCTCGCCGACCTCTACCAGCGGAAGCTGTGGCACCAGCTCACCCTCAAGCTCGACCAATTCCTACAGCTCCAGGCCGCACAG ACCGGAGACACTATCATTCAGCTCTACAACAATTTCATCACTGACTTTGAGACCAAGATCAATCTGCTAAAGCTTGCCCATTTTGCGGTGATAGCTTCTCGCCAATATCCTGACAAGGATGCTGCAATTACATTCTTAGAGGGGGTGATCACAAAGTTGCGTGAGACAAGGGAGTCGCGGATTAATGAGCCAATTCTCTACGTGAAGATGCAAATTGCAGCAATTAATCTTGAGAAAGGAAACCAAAAGGAGTGCAAGAATTTGTTGGAGGAAGGGAAAACCACTCTGGATAGTATGACCGATGTTGATCCCACAGTTCATGCTAGCTTTTACTGGATATCATCTCAATACCACAAGGCCCGCCAAGAATTTGCTGAGTTCTACAAGAACGCTCTTCTCTATCTGGCCTACACAACTGTGGAATCTCTCTCTGAGTCATTCAAGCTG GACTTGGCGTTTGATCTTTCTCTCGCGGCCTTGCTGGGTGATAACATTTACAACTTTGGGGAATTGTTAGCACACCCGATT ATCAATAGTCTTATTGGAACCAAGGTGGAGTGGGTCTACCATATGTTACAAGCGTTCAACACCGGCAACCTTGCTCTCTATCAAGAACTTTGCAGGGTTCACAATGCCGCTCTTACTGCACAGCCAGCTTTGGTGCAGAATGAACGGAAGCTGCTTGAGAAGATCAACATTCTTTGTCTGATGGAGATAATCTTTAG CCGTCCATCAGAAGATAGAACTATCCCATTGAGTGTTATTGCTGAGCGGACTAAGCTTTCTATCAGTGATGTCGAATATCTTCTTATGAAGAGCCTCTCG GTTCATCTTATCGAGGGAATAATTGATGAAGTGGACAGTACAGTTCACGTCTCTTGGGTCCAGCCTAGAGTACTTGGAATTCCACAGGTCAAGGCTTTGCGCGAGAGGCTGGATGCCTGGGTTGGAAAGGTGCATACGACATTGCTTTCAGTTGAGGCGGAGACCCCTGATCTTGTTGCTGCGTAA
- the LOC112874150 gene encoding cellulose synthase-like protein D1, translating into MASKGILKNSGSSRMPAQGAGKPPTAPTSAPTVVFGRRTDSGRFISYSRDDLDSEISSVDFQDYHVHIPMTPDNQPMEDEDGGGGGARAEERYVSGSLFTGGFNSVTRAHVMDKQDGAGAGRRGGAKGASACMVEGCDARAMRDARGDDVLPCECDFRICVDCFTDAVKAGGAACPGCKEPYKNSEWEDLAGAPEVTRALSLPRGPAGANGHKMERRLSLVKQTNVNQSGDFDHNRWLFETKGTYGYGNAIWPQDGVDDDADGGAPAGPGHPKELLTKPWRPLTRKLRIPAAVISPYRLLVLIRLVALAFFLMWRIKHQNQDAIWLWGMSIVCELWFAFSWVLDQLPKLCPINRATDLSVLKEKFEMPTPNNPTGKSDLPGIDIFVSTADPEKEPVLVTANTILSILAADYPVEKLACYVSDDGGALLTFEAMAEAASFANFWVPFCRKHDIEPRNPDSYFNLKRDPFKNKVKPDFVKDRRRIKREYDEFKVRVNGLPDAIRRRSDAYHAREEIQAMNLQREKMKAGGDEPFEPVKIPKATWMADGTHWPGTWLQPSQDHARGDHAGIIQVMLKPPSDMPMYGNINEKSPLDFAGVDTRLPMLVYVSREKRPGYDHNKKAGAMNALVRASAIMSNGPFILNLDCDHYIYNSKALREGMCFMMDRGGDRLCYVQFPQRFEGIDPSDRYANHNTVFFDVNMRALDGLQGPVYVGTGCLFRRIALYGFDPPRSKDHSPGFCSCCLPRRRKASASNANPEETMALRMGDFDGDSMNLATFPKKFGNSSFLIDSIPVAEFQGRPLADHPSVKNGRPPGALTIPREMLDASIVAEAISVISCWYEEKTEWGIRVGWIYGSVTEDVVTGYRMHNRGWKSVYCVTQRDAFRGTAPINLTDRLHQVLRWATGSVEIFFSRNNALFASSKMKVLQRIAYLNVGIYPFTSIFLIVYCFLPALSLFSGQFIVQTLNVTFLTYLLIITITLCLLAMLEIKWSGIALEEWWRNEQFWLIGGTSAHLAAVLQGLLKVIAGIEISFTLTSKQVGDDVDDEFAELYIVKWTSLMIPPLTIIMINLVAIAVGFSRTIYSTIPQWSKLLGGVFFSFWVLAHLYPFAKGLMGRRGRTPTIVYVWSGLVSITISLLWIAIKPPSQAANSQFGGSFSFP; encoded by the exons ATGGCGTCCAAGGGGATCCTCAAGAACAGCGGCTCCAGCCGCATGCCGGCGCAGGGCGCCGGCAAGCCGCCCACCGCGCCCACCTCGGCGCCGACGGTCGTCTTCGGCCGCCGGACCGACTCCGGGCGATTCATCAGCTACTCGCGCGACGACCTGGACTCGGAGATCAGCAGCGTCGACTTCCAGGACTACCACGTCCACATCCCCATGACGCCCGACAACCAGCCCATGGAggacgaggacggcggcggcggcggcgccagggCCGAGGAGCGCTACGTCTCCGGCTCGCTCTTCACCGGCGGCTTCAACAGCGTCACCCGCGCGCACGTCATGGACAAGCaggacggcgccggcgccggccgccgcggcggagcCAAGGGCGCCAGCGCCTGCATGGTCGAGGGCTGCGACGCCAGGGCCATGCGCGACGCCCGCGGCGACGACGTGCTCCCCTGCGAGTGTGACTTCAGGATCTGCGTCGACTGCTTCACGGACGCCGTCAaggccggcggcgccgcctgCCCGGGCTGCAAGGAGCCTTACAAGAACTCCGAGTGGGAGGACCTCGCCGGCGCGCCCGAGGTCACGAGGGCGCTCTCGCTGCCACGCGGGCCCGCCGGTGCCAACGGCCACAAGATGGAGAGGCGCCTGTCGCTGGTCAAGCAGACCAACGTCAACCAGTCCGGCGACTTCGATCACAACCGCTGGCTCTTCGAGACCAAGGGCACCTATGGCTACGGCAACGCCATCTGGCCCCAGGACGGCGTGGATGATGACGCCGATGGCGGCGCTCCAGCTGGACCTGGGCACCCCAAGGAGCTCTTGACCAAACCATGGCGGCCGCTCACCCGCAAGCTCAGGATTCCAGCAGCCGTCATCAGTCCTTACAG GCTCCTTGTCTTAATCCGATTGGTCGCACTGGCCTTCTTCCTCATGTGGCGTATCAAGCACCAAAACCAGGACGCCATTTGGCTTTGGGGAATGTCAATTGTCTGTGAGCTCTGGTTTGCGTTCTCATGGGTACTGGACCAGCTTCCAAAGCTGTGCCCTATCAACCGCGCAACAGACCTCTCTGTGCTGAAGGAGAAATTTGAGATGCCCACACCTAACAATCCAACAGGCAAATCCGATCTCCCTGGAATTGACATCTTTGTGTCAACTGCTGATCCAGAGAAGGAGCCAGTTCTGGTCACTGCAAACACAATTCTCTCCATCCTCGCAGCTGACTACCCTGTTGAAAAGCTTGCATGTTACGTGTCAGATGATGGAGGGGCATTACTCACCTTCGAAGCGATGGCTGAAGCAGCGAGCTTTGCCAATTTCTGGGTGCCATTCTGCAGGAAGCATGACATCGAACCCAGGAACCCTGACAGCTATTTCAACCTGAAgagagatcccttcaagaacaAGGTGAAGCCAGACTTTGTCAAGGACAGAAGGCGGATCAAGCGTGAATATGATGAGTTCAAAGTCCGTGTTAATGGCTTGCCAGATGCCATCCGACGTCGTTCTGATGCGTACCATGCCCGTGAAGAGATCCAGGCAATGAACCTTCAGAGGGAAAAGATGAAGGCTGGAGGTGATGAACCGTTTGAGCCGGTGAAGATTCCCAAGGCAACATGGATGGCTGATGGCACTCACTGGCCTGGTACCTGGCTCCAACCATCACAGGATCATGCCCGAGGTGATCACGCAGGAATCATACAG GTTATGCTGAAACCACCAAGTGACATGCCAATGTATGGGAACATCAATGAAAAGTCACCTCTTGACTTTGCAGGAGTTGATACACGGCTTCCAATGCTGGTGTATGTGTCAAGAGAGAAGCGCCCAGGATATGATCACAATAAAAAAGCAGGTGCTATGAATGCACTGGTCCGTGCATCAGCAATCATGTCCAATGGTCCATTCATTCTTAATCTGGACTGCGATCACTATATCTACAACTCAAAGGCCTTAAGGGAGGGGATGTGCTTCATGATGGACCGTGGTGGTGACCGCCTCTGCTATGTGCAGTTCCCTCAGCGATTTGAAGGTATTGACCCTTCTGATCGTTATGCCAACCACAATACAGTTTTCTTCGATGTCAATATGCGTGCCCTTGATGGCCTGCAAGGACCAGTGTATGTTGGTACGGGATGCCTCTTCCGTCGAATTGCTCTTTATGGCTTCGACCCACCTCGTTCCAAGGATCACAGCCCAGGATTCTGTAGTTGCTGTCTCCCACGCCGCCGTAAGGCATCCGCTTCCAATGCTAACCCTGAGGAAACAATGGCTCTTCGCATGGGTGATTTTGATGGGGACAGCATGAACCTCGCAACATTCCCAAAGAAGTTTGGGAATTCAAGCTTTCTGATTGACTCCATTCCAGTAGCGGAATTCCAGGGACGACCCTTGGCTGACCATCCATCTGTCAAGAATGGGCGTCCACCTGGTGCTCTAACAATCCCTCGTGAAATGCTAGATGCATCCATCGTAGCAGAAGCAATCAGTGTGATCTCATGTTGGTATGAGGAGAAGACAGAATGGGGTATAAGGGTGGGGTGGATCTATGGGTCTGTCACTGAGGATGTTGTGACAGGGTACCGCATGCATAATCGTGGATGGAAGTCGGTTTACTGTGTCACACAGCGTGACGCCTTCCGTGGCACTGCTCCTATCAACCTTACTGACCGCCTTCATCAGGTGCTTCGATGGGCCACTGGTTCTGTTGAAATCTTCTTCTCCCGTAACAATGCATTGTTCGCCAGCTCCAAGATGAAG GTTCTTCAAAGGATTGCGTACCTCAATGTTGGTATATATCCCTTCACATCCATCTTCCTCATTGTTTACTGCTTCCTTCCAGCACTCTCCCTCTTCTCAGGACAGTTCATTGTGCAAACACTCAATGTCACCTTCCTGACATACCTACTTATCATCACCATCACTCTTTGCCTCCTGGCCATGTTGGAAATCAAGTGGTCTGGCATTGCACTTGAGGAGTGGTGGCGAAACGAACAATTCTGGCTCATTGGTGGAACTAGTGCGCACCTGGCTGCTGTGCTGCAAGGTCTTCTAAAAGTGATTGCAGGGATTGAAATCTCATTTACACTCACTTCAAAGCAAGTGGGTGATGATGTAGACGATGAATTTGCAGAACTCTACATAGTGAAATGGACATCATTAATGATACCACCCCTCACTATCATCATGATCAACCTTGTTGCCATTGCTGTTGGCTTCAGCCGAACGATTTACAGCACAATCCCACAATGGAGCAAGCTTCTTGGTGGAGTGTTTTTCAGCTTCTGGGTGCTTGCTCATTTATATCCATTTGCAAAGGGGCTCATGGGCAGGAGAGGAAGGACACCCACTATTGTATATGTCTGGTCTGGACTCGTTTCCATCACCATCTCATTGCTCTGGATTGCGATCAAGCCTCCATCACAAGCTGCCAACTCGCAGTTCGGCGGGTCGTTTTCTTTCCCTTGA
- the LOC112872678 gene encoding UDP-glycosyltransferase 83A1-like codes for MATDATAPHALLLPYPAQGHVIPFMELAHRLLDRGFAVTFVNTEFNHRRVVEAAAGAPAAEGGRRLRLVGVPDGMDDGEDRDNLVRLNATMPETMPPRLEALLDGGGGSAGGEGLGRVTCVVVDAGMSWALDAAKRRGLPTAALWAASAAVLAVIVGAKNLIRDGVIDDDGAPVKLDSSDSFRLAESMAPMDATFLAWNYMGNRDAERMVFHYLTTTAWAAVANADVLLCNTFSDLEPDIFTHHSPASILPIGPLRRWQRRSTSGEAPVVGHFWRTDDETCLSFLDAQPHGSVVYVAFGSLTVMSPAQLQELALALGTSGRPFLWVFRPGLAGKLPTALTDQVAQHGRGKLVEWAPQERVLAHPAVGCFLTHCGWNSTLEGIRNGVPLLCWPYFTDQFTNQTYICDIWGVGVRMAPIDRQGIVTKEEIMERLESLLGDGGVKERVSKLKELAERSMSGEGQSLKNLNVFMEFVRK; via the exons ATGGCCACCGACGCCACGGCGCCGCACGCGCTCCTCCTCCCCTACCCGGCCCAGGGCCACGTTATCCCTTTCAtggagctcgcccaccgcctcctCGACCGGGGCTTCGCCGTCACCTTCGTCAACACCGAGTTCAACCACCGCCGCGTCGTGGAAGCCGCCGCTGGCGCGCCGGCTGCTGAAGGCGGGCGGCGCCTGCGGCTGGTGGGGGTCCCTGACGGgatggacgacggcgaggaCCGCGACAACCTGGTCCGGCTCAATGCCACCATGCCGGAGACCATGCCGCCGCGGCTGGAGGCGCTtctcgacggcggcggagggagcGCTGGCGGCGAGGGCCTGGGCAGGGTGACGTGCGTCGTGGTCGACGCCGGCATGTCGTGGGCGCTGGACGCGGCCAAGCGGCGGGGGCTCCCCACGGCTGCGCTctgggcggcgtcggcggccgtGCTCGCCGTGATCGTGGGCGCCAAGAACCTCATTCGCGATGGCGTCATCGATGACGACG GAGCTCCGGTTAAGCTGGACAGCAGCGACTCGTTCCGGCTGGCCGAGTCCATGGCGCCAATGGATGCGACCTTCCTCGCCTGGAACTACATGGGCAACCGCGACGCGGAGCGCATGGTCTTCCACTACCTCACCACCACCGCCTGGGCCGCCGTCGCCAACGCAGACGTCCTCCTCTGCAACACCTTCTCCGACCTCGAGCCGGACATCTTCACCCACCACTCCCCCGCCTCCATCCTCCCCATCGGTCCACTCCGCAGATGGCAGCGCCGCTCAACAAGCGGCGAGGCGCCGGTCGTCGGGCACTTCTGGCGCACCGACGACGAGACCTGCCTGTCCTTCCTCGACGCGCAGCCCCACGGCTCCGTCGTGTACGTTGCGTTCGGTAGCTTGACTGTCATGAGCCCCGCGCAGCTCCAGGAGCTTGCGCTTGCTCTGGGAACATCTGGCCGCCCGTTCTTGTGGGTCTTCAGGCCGGGGCTGGCAGGCAAGCTTCCGACAGCGCTCACGGACCAAGTGGCGCAACATGGGCGGGGGAAACTTGTGGAGTGGGCACCACAGGAGCGTGTGCTCGCACACCCGGCAGTCGGGTGCTTTCTGACGCATTGTGGGTGGAACTCGACACTGGAGGGCATCCGCAACGGCGTGCCGCTGCTCTGCTGGCCTTACTTCACCGACCAGTTCACCAACCAGACATACATCTGTGACATCTGGGGGGTGGGAGTAAGGATGGCACCCATTGACAGGCAAGGCATTGTGACCAAGGAGGAGATCATGGAGAGATTGGAGAGCCTGCTGGGTGATGGTGGTGTCAAGGAAAGGGTGAGTAAGTTGAAGGAGCTGGCGGAGAGGAGCATGAGTGGAGAGGGACAGTCGTTGAAGAATCTCAACGTCTTCATGGAGTTTGTGAGAAAGTGA